Proteins found in one Salvelinus alpinus chromosome 11, SLU_Salpinus.1, whole genome shotgun sequence genomic segment:
- the LOC139534457 gene encoding gastrula zinc finger protein XlCGF57.1-like produces MSKLQLLRLFLNERLTESAAVEIFEAVEKAVAEYQEENDRLRRLLRFTPEIKLCRIDSLQFSLAVSEEDVPPEQQHCEQEWSSGLGQEDPEPTQIKEEQEEFRISQEEERLQGLEADITEFKFPPTCVKNECDQEDPLQSMTEQTMANRESDSKPVDLKPFGTVTHLKGLDIPFDPPDSQNNASSHSSATSSDQVGLNSSPPLDLIVHKLAHTGEKLFSCGDCGKSFSQKEHLGNHIRIHTGEKPFSCGDCGKSFTVKGNLTVHKLAHTGKKPFSCGDCGKSFYQSQELTAHIRTHTGEKSFSCGDCGKRFYHKITLNRHVQTHTGEKPFICGDCGKRFYHKITLNRHVQTHTGEKPFICGDCGKSFSQKEHLGNHTLTHTGEKPFSCGDCGKSFRQKGTLNTHKLTHTGVKSFSCGDCGKSFILKGSLKMHKLTHTGEKSFICGDCGKGFYLKGDLGKHILTHTGEKPFSCGDCGKSFRQKSALKTHTLTHTGVKPFHCGDCGKRFSQNGALKKHLLTHTGVKSV; encoded by the exons ATGTCTAAACTACAGTTGTTGCGTTTATTTTTAAATGAGCGTTTAACGGAGTCTGCTGCTGTGGAGATTTTCGAAGCAGTTGAGAAAGCGGTAGCGGAGTACCAGGAGGAGAATGATCGGCTACGGAGACTGCTGCGGTTCACACCAGAGATAAAACTATGTAGAATAG acTCCCTGCAgttctctcttgctgtctctgaaGAGGATGTTCCCCCTGAGCAGCAGCACTGTGAGCAGGAGTGGAGCTCAGGTCTGGGGCAAGAGGACCCAGAGCCCACACAGATcaaagaggaacaggaggagttCCGGATCAGTCAAGAGGAAGAGCGGCTTCAAGGGTTGGAGGCTGATATCACAGAGTTCAAATTCCCTCCTACctgtgtgaaaaatgaatgcGATCAGGAGGACCCACTTCAGTCCATGACTGAACAGACTATGGCGAACAGAGAGAGTGACTCCAAACCAGTGGATCTCAAACCTTTTGGGACTGTGACCCACCTAAAGGGTCTCGACATTCCCTTTGACCCTCCAGATAGTCAAAACAATGCCTCCAGTCACAGCTCTGCTACAAGCAGCGACCAAGTAGGACTTAACAGCAGCCCACCATTGGATCTAATTGTGCACAAACTGgctcacactggagagaaactgtttagctgtggtgactgtgggaaaagcttcagtCAAAAGGAACACCTTGGGAACCACATAcgcattcacacaggagagaaaccgtttaGCTGTGGTGACTGCGGGAAAAGCTTCACTGTCAAGGGGAACCTAACTGTGCACAAACTGGCTCACACTGGAAAGAAACCATTTAGTTGTGGTGACTGCGGGAAAAGCTTCTATCAGAGCCAGGAACTAACTGCGCATATACGGACTCACACTGGGGAGAAATCGtttagctgtggtgactgtgggaaaaggTTTTATCACAAGATCACTCTAAACCGACACGTTcagactcacacaggagagaaaccatttatcTGTGGCGACTGTGGGAAAAGGTTTTATCACAAGATTACTCTAAACCGACACGTTcagactcacacaggagagaaaccatttataTGTGgcgactgtgggaaaagcttcagtCAGAAGGAACACCTAGGGAACCATacactgactcacacaggagagaaaccgtttaGCTGTGgagactgtgggaaaagcttcaggCAGAAGGGGACCTTAAATACACATAAACTGACTCACACGGGAGTGAAATCATTTAGCTGTGGAgactgtgggaagagcttcattCTGAAGGGGTCCCTAAAAATGCATAAACTGACTCACACAGGTGAGAAATCATTTATATGTGGCGACTGCGGGAAAGGCTTCTATCTGAAGGGAGACCTAGGTAAGCATATACTGACTCACACAGgtgagaaaccatttagctgtggagACTGCGGGAAAAGCTTCAGGCAGAAGTCGGCCCTAAAGACGCACACACTGACTCATACCGGAGTGAAGCCATTTCACTGTGgagactgtgggaagagattcagtCAGAATGGGGCCCTAAAGAAGCATTTATTGACTCACACAGGAGTGAAATCAGTGTAG